From the genome of Streptomyces ficellus:
GGGCGGTGCGAACACCACTGTACCTGATCCACCGGAGTGGTCGGTACGTGATGCAGAGCGGGTGACAGGAATCGCACACTGCGCCTCCCCCCTGGAAGGGGGGTGTTCTACTACTGAACTACACCCGCACGCTCCGTGAGGTCCGGGGCCTTTCGGCCTCGCCCCTCGGCGTGATCCAGACTCTAGCGGATCACCTGGGGTGTCGCGCAACTCGGTGGCCGCGGGGCAGGCTCAGCTCGCCTCGCGGAAGGCCTCGTAGACACGCTTGGGGATCCGGCCGCGGGCCGGGACCTCCATCTTGTTCGACTGCGCCCAGGCGCGGACGGCCGCCGGGTCCGGTTCGAGCGAGGTGCGGGTGAAGGAGGCGCGGGACCTGGAGGCGCTCCCGCCACCGCCCGCCGCCTGCCTGCCGCCGGCCGCCTGCTTGCGGCCGGCTGCCATGTACGGCGCGAGGGCCTTGCGCAGTTTCTTTGCATTGGCGGGATTGAGGTCGATCTCGTACGTCTTACCGTCGAGGCCGAAGGTGACCGTTTCCGCCGCTTCTCCTCCGTCGAGGTCGTCGAAGAGCGTGACCACTACGCGCTGCGCCACGGATATCGGTCCTTTCCCGCGGTGTGCCGCCTTGACCGGCCCGACAGGACTACAGTCCTGTCCGACGTGCGGCGATACCGGATTTACGGCTGTTGAGAGGCAATGCTGCTTTCCTCTGTATTCCTTTGTACAGCGGAACGCATGACATCGCGAAGCCCAGCCAATTGCATCAGCGTGTCATCCGGCAATGCCCGGGGTCATTTTTTTCCGGGATTTTTCCCGCGCGTTCCGTGCGTGTTCTCGCGTCCATTTGTAGGGACCTCCAGATGTCTACTCGCGTAGATTTTGGAGACAGGTACGCTGAGGGAACCGCCCACGCAACACACCACCGGGAGTGCCAGTGGCACGCGTCGTAGTCGACGTCATGCTCAAGCCGGAGATCCTCGACCCGCAGGGCCAGGCGGTGCAGCGCGCACTGCCCCGCCTCGGTTTCGAGGGGATCGCCGACGTCCGTCAGGGAAAGCGTTTCGAGCTCGATGTGGAGGGGCCGGTCGATGACGCCGCCCTCGCCCGCATCCACGAGATGGCCGAGACGTTCCTCGCCAACACCGTCATCGAGGACTTCGTCGTGAAGGTGGAGTCGTGACCGCTCGCATCGGGGTCGTCACCTTCCCCGGGACGCTCGACGACCGGGACGCGCTGCGCGCGGTCCGGCTCGCGGGCGCGGAGCCCGTATCGCTCTGGCACCGCGACAAGGACCTCAAGCAGGTCGACGCGGTCGTCCTGCCGGGCGGGTTCTCGTACGGCGACTACCTGCGGGCCGGTGCCATCTCCCGGTTCTCGCCGGTGATGGGGACGGTCATCGAGCAGGCGAAGGCCGGTATGCCGGTCCTTGGGATCTGCAACGGCTTCCAGGTGCTGACCGAGTCGCACCTGCTGCCCGGGGCGATGCTGCGCAACAACCACCTGCACTTCATCTGCCGCGACCAGAAGCTGCGGGTGGAGAACGCGGAGACCGCCTGGACCGCCGACTACACGGACGGCCAGGAGATCCACATCCCGCTGAAGAACATCGACGGCCGTTACGTCGCCGACGAGCGCACGCTGGACGAGCTCGAGGCCGAGGGCCGTGTCGTCTTCCGGTACCGCGACTTCAATCCCAACGGTTCGCTGCGGGACATCGCCGGCATCACCAACGCCGCCGGCAACGTGGTCGGCCTGATGCCGCACCCGGAGCACGCCGTGGAGCCGCTGGTCGGTACGGGCCGCACCGACGGGCTCGGTTTCTTCACCTCGATCCTCAAGAAGCTGGTCAACGTCTGATGAGCCTCGACGCCGGAACGGCCGAGGGAGCGACTGAGCGCCCCGGCCGTCGACACCTGCACCACTCCGCGCGAAGGAGCGACCGAGCGTGACCCTCGACACCGTCAAGCACGCCACCGAGACCCCCGACGTCGAGCAGCCGTGGGCCGAGCTCGGCCTGAAGAAGGACGAGTACGAGCGCATCCGGGAGATCCTGGAGCGGCGCCCGACCGGTGCCGAGCTGGCCATGTACTCGGTGATGTGGTCGGAGCACTGCTCGTACAAGAGCAGCAAGGTCCACCTGAAGCAGTTCGGCGAGAAGGCCCCCGAGAGCGACGCGATGCTCGTCGGCATCGGTGAAAACGCGGGCGTCGTCGACGTCGGCCAGGGGTACGCGGTGACCTTCAAGGTCGAGTCGCACAACCACCCCTCGTACATCGAGCCCTACCAGGGCGCGGCGACCGGCGTCGGCGGCATCGTCCGCGACATCCTCGCCATGGGCGCCCGCCCGGTCGCGGTCGTCGACCCGCTGCGGTTCGGCGCGGCCGACCACCCCGACACCAAGCGCGTCCTGCCGGGCGTCGTCGCGGGCATCGGCGGGTACGGCAACTGCCTGGGCCTGCCGAACATCGGCGGCGAGGTCGTCTTCGACTCCTGCTACCAGGGCAACCCGCTGGTCAACGCCGGCTGCATCGGTGTGATGAGGCACGAGGACATCCACCTCGCGAAGGCTTCCGGCCCGGGCAACAAGGTCATCCTGTACGGAGCCCGCACCGGCGGCGACGGCATCGGCGGCGTCTCGGTCCTCGCGTCGGAGACCTTCGACGACACGAAGCCCACCAAGCGCCCGGCGGTCCAGGTCGGTGACCCGTTCCAGGAGAAGCTCCTGATCGAGTGCACCCTGGAGATCTTCGCGGAGAAGCTGGTCGCGGGCATCCAGGACCTCGGTGGCGCGGGCCTGTCCTGCGCGACCAGCGAGCTGGCCTCCGCCGGTACCGGCGGTATGCGCGTCGAGCTGGACACGGTGCCGCTGCGCGACGCGTCGCTCTCGCCGGAGGAGATCCTCATGAGCGAGTCGCAGGAGCGGATGTGCGCGATCGTCGAGCCGCAGCACGTCGACCGCTTCATGGAGATCTGCGAGAAGTGGGACGTCATCGCCACCGTCATCGGTGAGGTGACCGACGGCGACCGGCTGGAGATCTTCTGGCACGGCGAACAGATCGTCGACGTGCCGCCGGGCACGGTCGCCCACGAGGGCCCGACGTACCACCGCCCGTACGCCCGCCCGGAGTGGCAGGACGCGCTCCAGGCCGACGACGCGAACAAGCTGCCCCGGCCGGCCTCGGCCGAGGAGCTGCGCGAGCAGGTGCTCCAGCTGGTCGCGCACCCGAACCAGGCCTCGAAGGCGTGGATCACCGACCAGTACGACCGGTTCGTGCAGGGCAACACGGTCCTCGCCCAGCCCGAGGACTCGGGCATGATCCGCATCGACGACGAGACGAACCTTGGCGTGGCGATCGCGACGGACGGCAACGGCCGGTACGCGAAGCTCGACCCGTACACGGGCGCGCAGCTGGCGCTGGCGGAGTCGTACCGCAACGTGGCCGCCTCGGGCGCCAGGCCGCTGGCGATCTCCGACTGCCTGAACTTCGGTTCGCCCGAGGACCCGGCGGTGATGTGGCAGTTCGCGGAGGCCACGCGCGGTCTCGCGGACGGCTGCCAGCAGCTGGGCACGCCGGTCACCGGCGGCAACGTCTCGCTCTACAACCAGACGGGCGAGGTGGCGATCCACCCGACGCCGGTCGTCGCCGTGCTCGGTGTGATCGACGACGTGAACCGCCGTACGCCGATCGCCTTCGCGGAGGAGGGCCAGCTCCTCTACCTGCTGGGCGACACGCGTGAGGAGTTCGGCGGCTCGGCGTGGTCCGAGGTCGTCCACGGTCACCTGGGCGGTCTGCCGCCGGCCGTCGATCTCGACCGCGAGAAGCTGCTCGGCGAGATCCTGATCGCCGCGTCCCGCGACGGCATGGTCGACGCCGCGCACGACCTGTCGGACGGCGGGCTCGTCCAGGCGGTCGTCGAGTCCTGCCTGCGTGGTGGGAAGGGTGCCCGACTGGTCGTCCCGGACGGCCTGGACGCCTTCACCTTCCTG
Proteins encoded in this window:
- a CDS encoding histone-like nucleoid-structuring protein Lsr2: MAQRVVVTLFDDLDGGEAAETVTFGLDGKTYEIDLNPANAKKLRKALAPYMAAGRKQAAGGRQAAGGGGSASRSRASFTRTSLEPDPAAVRAWAQSNKMEVPARGRIPKRVYEAFREAS
- the purS gene encoding phosphoribosylformylglycinamidine synthase subunit PurS, giving the protein MARVVVDVMLKPEILDPQGQAVQRALPRLGFEGIADVRQGKRFELDVEGPVDDAALARIHEMAETFLANTVIEDFVVKVES
- the purQ gene encoding phosphoribosylformylglycinamidine synthase subunit PurQ; this encodes MTARIGVVTFPGTLDDRDALRAVRLAGAEPVSLWHRDKDLKQVDAVVLPGGFSYGDYLRAGAISRFSPVMGTVIEQAKAGMPVLGICNGFQVLTESHLLPGAMLRNNHLHFICRDQKLRVENAETAWTADYTDGQEIHIPLKNIDGRYVADERTLDELEAEGRVVFRYRDFNPNGSLRDIAGITNAAGNVVGLMPHPEHAVEPLVGTGRTDGLGFFTSILKKLVNV
- the purL gene encoding phosphoribosylformylglycinamidine synthase subunit PurL, whose amino-acid sequence is MTLDTVKHATETPDVEQPWAELGLKKDEYERIREILERRPTGAELAMYSVMWSEHCSYKSSKVHLKQFGEKAPESDAMLVGIGENAGVVDVGQGYAVTFKVESHNHPSYIEPYQGAATGVGGIVRDILAMGARPVAVVDPLRFGAADHPDTKRVLPGVVAGIGGYGNCLGLPNIGGEVVFDSCYQGNPLVNAGCIGVMRHEDIHLAKASGPGNKVILYGARTGGDGIGGVSVLASETFDDTKPTKRPAVQVGDPFQEKLLIECTLEIFAEKLVAGIQDLGGAGLSCATSELASAGTGGMRVELDTVPLRDASLSPEEILMSESQERMCAIVEPQHVDRFMEICEKWDVIATVIGEVTDGDRLEIFWHGEQIVDVPPGTVAHEGPTYHRPYARPEWQDALQADDANKLPRPASAEELREQVLQLVAHPNQASKAWITDQYDRFVQGNTVLAQPEDSGMIRIDDETNLGVAIATDGNGRYAKLDPYTGAQLALAESYRNVAASGARPLAISDCLNFGSPEDPAVMWQFAEATRGLADGCQQLGTPVTGGNVSLYNQTGEVAIHPTPVVAVLGVIDDVNRRTPIAFAEEGQLLYLLGDTREEFGGSAWSEVVHGHLGGLPPAVDLDREKLLGEILIAASRDGMVDAAHDLSDGGLVQAVVESCLRGGKGARLVVPDGLDAFTFLFSESAGRAVVAVPRSEELRFTDMCGARGLPATRIGVVDGDEIEVQGEFGVPLSELRAAYEATIPGLLA